The sequence below is a genomic window from Lolium perenne isolate Kyuss_39 chromosome 7, Kyuss_2.0, whole genome shotgun sequence.
gtttgtaatcttgcgggatgagttggaaaccctcccggactacgTAATTTGTACGATAtttaatccctcggctccacctcttatataagggggagtcgagggacaaagaaagcatcgaatcattgtttctcaaaccctagttttcataatcatcgagtacttttcggctgaaaccttcgagatctacttgccctctacttccaactaaaccctagtctacaacctgtaggcattgacaagttaatcccttgtcacctacCTTGAGGCTATTATGATCAAGCTGGGTTTTCACACGAGATGGGTTGAGATGGTGATGTGTCTGGTCACCACGGTTTCTTTCCAGGTGCTTTTCAATGGAGGCAAACTGGATGAATTTACGCCCACTCGAGGTGTGCGGCAGGGTGACCCAATATCTCCTTATTTGTTCCTGTTAGCGGCAGAGGGCCTTTCGTGCCTCTTAAAACACAGTTTCTCATCGGAGCTCCATGGATTAAAGGTGGCACCGTCAGCTCCGGCGGTCGGTCATCTCCTTTTTGCTGATGACAGCCTGTTGCTTTTCAAGACAGAGACAGAGATAGCGGGGAAAGTGCAGGACATACTGGACTTGTATTGTAGGGCCTCTGGCCAGCAGATAAACCGTGACAAATCTTCTATTTTCTTCAGCAAGAGATGTCCGGGGACAGTAAAGGAGGAAGTAAAGAACATTCTTCATGTGCAATCAGAAACTTTGAATGAGAAGTACTTGGGAATGCCATCGGATGTGGGCAGGTCCAAGAGTGGTGCTTTCAAATACCTAAAGGATAGAGTTTGGAAGAAAATTCAGGGATGGTTGGAGAGACTTCTCTCGACAGGGGGGAAAGAGGTGCTTATCAAATCTGGCGCGCAGGCCATCCCAGTCTTTTCCATGGCATGTTTCAGAATACCAAAGGGACTCTGTGAGCATATTAACTCGATGTTGCGGAAGTTCTGGTGGGGATGTCGTGAAGGAGAAAGGAAACCCAGCTGGGTATCATGGAGAGATATGTGCAAACCCAAGCATCTAGGGGGTTTGGGTTTCAGAGACCTGGAGCTCTTTAACCTAGCGTTACTGGCCCGTCAAGGGTGGCGGCTGTTGAAGAACCCTGAATCACTAAGTGCTCGCGTTCTCAAGGCCAGATACTACCCTGATAAGAGCTTATTGCAGGCGACCACCGGCTCAAACCCTTCATTAATTTGGAGGGCCgtccaagatgggcttgaagtgcTCAAACTGGGCTGATAAAGCGTATTGGCACCGGGGAGGACACTGATACGATCAACGATCAGTGGATACCGAGGGAGGGTATGCTGCGCCCTATATCGTGTATCTCCGATAACCCTCCGAGTAGGGTAGCAGATTTCATACTGCCTGGTGCAGCGGAGTGGAACGAAGACAAGCTGAAGTAGGTCTTCCTACCGATGGATGTACATGCAATCATGGAGATCCCGTTGAGCCATCGGAGGCAGGAGGACTTTTGGAGCTGGCATTACGAGAGGAAGGGAGTCTTCTCGGTCAAATCGGCATATAACATGCTAATCAATACACGTGAAAACAGAGAAGCATGGTTAGATGGGAGAGCATCGGGCTCGGATCTGAGGAGAATAGAGAAGCAATGGAGCTCGCTGTGGAGTACATCGGTGCCCTCCAAGGTGAGGGTCTTCCTTTGGCGATTGGCAAAGCAATCGATACCGACCAACGAGGTCAGCTTCAGGCGGAGGATGGCAGAATCGAGCAGCTGCCAGCTCTGTGGCTGCCATGACTCGTGGCGTCATGCACTCCTAGAATGCACTATGCCCCGATGCGTGTGGGCGCTAGCGAACACAGAACTCGCTGAGCATGTCTCTTGCTCAGAGGAGGGGAACGCGAGAGTGGCTGGCAGCGATGATGCAGTCACTAAAACATGATGATCAAACAAGAGTGTTTGTCACTCTGTGGGCCATCTGGCATGCACGTCGGAAGGCTATCCACGAGCAGATTTTCCAAAGCCCTCTCACAGTTCACATGTTTGTGGAGAATTTCGTCTCAGACTTGAACCTTAGTgagcaggagaagaagaaacaagCATCGGCCAGGCATGTGCCAACCAATGAAGGATGGATCCCGCCACCGAGCGGCATGGCGAAAATCAACGTCGATGCAGCGGTAGGGAAGAACTCCATCAGGGGCGCGGCGGCCGcagtagctaggaatgaacttggAGAATTTCTTGGAGCATCGGCGACAATCTTCAAAGGTCGTACTGATGCGGAGACCCTCGAGGCCTTAGCTTGCCGGGAAGCTGTCGAACTGGCAAGAGACTTGAACCTGCACAGGATCAGGGTGGCGACAGACTGCCAGAATGTGGTGCGAAGCCTGGAGGAGCGATCGCTGGGCAGGTATGCACATGTCATCCAGGAGGTTTTGGCAGCTCGTTCTGATTTCGACGAGCTATCTTTTAGTTATGAACGAAGAGTTTCAAATAAAGAGGCGCACAATCTTGCGCGTAGTGCAGTTTTTGAAGAGTTTAGTCGTAGAGTTTGGTTTGTAGATCCGCCTGGGCCTTTGTATCCCTGTTCGGGTTTAATAAAGGCGGAGTTTtgctcaaaaaaaaaatctagtactataatttttctaattattttagCTGCCCAACATAAACTGCCATTTTAGAACTTCTAATCCTTCGTCACCGACTCACCGTTCCTTAAAGCTGCCTTATTAGTCAAGCAGACCTAGCGATATAGAAGTTCACATTCTATCACGAGAAAGGCAAAG
It includes:
- the LOC139833704 gene encoding uncharacterized protein, translated to MMQSLKHDDQTRVFVTLWAIWHARRKAIHEQIFQSPLTVHMFVENFVSDLNLSEQEKKKQASARHVPTNEGWIPPPSGMAKINVDAAVGKNSIRGAAAAVARNELGEFLGASATIFKGRTDAETLEALACREAVELARDLNLHRIRVATDCQNVVRSLEERSLGRSERISLRMPLEYVEIAAHVLECKLYSGKW